From one Vibrio neonatus genomic stretch:
- a CDS encoding HlyU family transcriptional regulator — MGWFSRLFGSSDTQKQEIVEPVEYKTFLIYAEPIAEGGLFRIAGRITSGEGDSVKTHRFIRSDVLGNKADANELMIKKAQMFIDQMGESIFDK, encoded by the coding sequence ATGGGTTGGTTTAGTCGTCTTTTTGGTTCATCAGACACTCAGAAGCAAGAAATTGTCGAACCAGTAGAATATAAGACGTTTTTAATTTATGCAGAGCCAATTGCCGAAGGTGGTTTGTTTAGGATTGCGGGTCGCATTACTAGTGGCGAAGGTGATTCGGTAAAAACTCATCGCTTTATTCGTTCGGACGTTTTGGGCAACAAAGCGGATGCGAATGAACTCATGATTAAGAAAGCGCAGATGTTTATTGATCAAATGGGTGAGTCAATCTTCGATAAATAA
- the pntA gene encoding Re/Si-specific NAD(P)(+) transhydrogenase subunit alpha: MQIGVPRESLTGETRVAATPKTVEQLIKLGFEVSIEEEAGALASFDNQAFVASGATIVDHSTVWNADLILKVNAPSDEEIELLKDGASLVSFIWPAQNPELMEKLSSKNINVMAMDSVPRISRAQALDALSSMANIAGYRAVVEAAHEFGRFFTGQITAAGKVPPAKVLVAGAGVAGLAAIGAAGSLGAIVRSFDVRPEVKEQVESMGAEFLEVDFQEDTGAGDGYAKEMSDEFNKKAEELYAAQAKDVDIIVTTALIPGRPAPKLITKEMVDSMKAGSVIVDLAAANGGNCAYTEADKVVTTANGVKVIGYTDMVGRLPTQSSQLYGTNLVNLLKLLCKEKDGTINIDFEDVVLRGVTVVKEGEVTWPAPPIQVSAQPQAAPKAAPAKAEPKVEEPTSPVKKLIGLAVGVGAFSWVASVAPAAFLAHFTVFVLACIVGYYVVWNVTHALHTPLMSVTNAISGIIIVGALLQVGQGDGVVTFLAFIAVLIASINIFGGFTVTKRMLEMFRKD, encoded by the coding sequence ATGCAGATTGGTGTACCTAGAGAAAGTCTCACGGGTGAAACACGAGTAGCCGCCACACCTAAAACGGTGGAGCAGCTTATAAAATTGGGATTTGAAGTCTCAATAGAAGAGGAAGCGGGCGCGTTAGCCAGTTTTGATAATCAAGCGTTTGTAGCGTCTGGGGCAACCATTGTTGACCACAGTACGGTATGGAATGCTGATCTGATTTTGAAGGTCAATGCACCATCAGATGAAGAGATTGAACTGTTAAAAGATGGAGCAAGTTTAGTCAGTTTCATTTGGCCAGCGCAGAACCCAGAATTGATGGAAAAGCTTTCCAGCAAAAACATTAACGTAATGGCGATGGATTCAGTGCCACGTATCTCACGTGCGCAAGCGCTAGATGCATTGAGCTCAATGGCGAATATCGCAGGCTACCGCGCAGTGGTAGAAGCGGCGCATGAGTTTGGTCGTTTCTTTACCGGGCAAATTACCGCAGCTGGTAAAGTGCCACCGGCTAAAGTCTTGGTCGCAGGTGCAGGCGTTGCCGGTCTTGCGGCGATTGGCGCCGCTGGTAGTCTTGGCGCGATTGTACGCTCGTTTGACGTTCGTCCTGAAGTAAAAGAACAAGTGGAATCAATGGGCGCAGAGTTCTTGGAAGTGGACTTCCAAGAAGATACTGGCGCCGGTGACGGTTACGCTAAAGAAATGTCAGATGAGTTCAACAAAAAAGCTGAAGAGCTGTATGCTGCTCAAGCGAAAGACGTTGATATCATAGTCACAACCGCACTTATCCCAGGTCGCCCAGCGCCTAAGCTTATCACCAAAGAGATGGTTGATAGCATGAAAGCGGGTAGCGTGATTGTCGATCTTGCCGCGGCAAACGGCGGTAACTGTGCTTACACCGAAGCCGATAAAGTGGTGACTACGGCCAATGGCGTAAAAGTCATTGGTTATACCGACATGGTAGGTCGCCTGCCAACTCAGTCTTCACAGCTTTACGGCACCAACCTTGTCAATCTTCTAAAACTGCTTTGTAAAGAGAAAGACGGCACCATCAACATCGATTTTGAAGATGTTGTACTGCGCGGCGTTACTGTAGTTAAAGAGGGCGAAGTCACTTGGCCTGCGCCACCAATTCAAGTTTCAGCTCAGCCACAAGCTGCTCCTAAAGCTGCGCCAGCTAAAGCGGAACCTAAAGTTGAAGAGCCTACGTCTCCTGTGAAAAAACTGATTGGATTGGCGGTAGGTGTTGGCGCATTTTCTTGGGTTGCATCTGTGGCTCCAGCGGCGTTTTTAGCGCACTTCACTGTATTTGTGTTGGCATGTATTGTCGGCTACTACGTAGTTTGGAACGTAACACACGCATTGCACACGCCACTTATGTCGGTAACGAATGCCATCTCAGGCATTATCATCGTCGGCGCGTTGCTCCAAGTTGGGCAAGGGGATGGTGTTGTCACCTTCCTTGCATTTATCGCTGTATTAATTGCTAGTATCAATATCTTCGGTGGCTTTACGGTCACTAAGCGTATGCTAGAAATGTTCCGTAAAGACTAA
- the pntB gene encoding Re/Si-specific NAD(P)(+) transhydrogenase subunit beta, whose translation MSAGLVQAAYIIAAVFFIMSLAGLSKQESARAGNYYGIAGMAIALLATIFGPHSSGIAWILLAMVIGGGIGIHFARKVEMTEMPELVAILHSFVGMAAVLVGYNSLIDAPILTTHAEHMIHLVEVYIGVFIGAVTFTGSIVAFGKLRGVISSSPLNLPHKHKLNLAAIVVSALLMKWYLGSDGGLLPLFLMTLIAFAFGYHLVASIGGADMPVVVSMLNSYSGWAAAAAGFMLANDLLIVTGALVGSSGAILSYIMCKAMNRSFISVIAGGFGQEVAVSTGDEEQGEHRESSAEEVAEMLKNSKSVIITPGYGMAVAQAQYPVHEITEKLRAQGIDVRFGIHPVAGRLPGHMNVLLAEAKVPYDIVLEMDEINDDFPETDTVLVIGANDTVNPAALDDPTSPIAGMPVLEVWNAQNVVVFKRSMNTGYAGVQNPLFFKENSSMLFGDAKESCMKIIEHL comes from the coding sequence ATGTCTGCAGGATTAGTTCAAGCCGCATATATTATTGCTGCTGTCTTTTTTATCATGAGCCTGGCGGGGCTTTCTAAACAGGAAAGTGCGCGTGCAGGTAATTACTATGGTATTGCAGGTATGGCGATTGCCTTACTTGCGACTATCTTTGGTCCACACTCTAGCGGCATCGCATGGATTCTGTTAGCCATGGTGATCGGTGGTGGTATTGGTATTCACTTTGCTCGCAAAGTAGAAATGACCGAAATGCCAGAATTGGTGGCAATCCTACACAGTTTTGTGGGTATGGCTGCAGTGTTAGTGGGTTACAACAGCCTTATTGACGCGCCAATTTTAACCACTCACGCTGAGCATATGATTCACCTCGTTGAAGTGTATATCGGCGTATTCATTGGTGCAGTGACCTTTACCGGTTCCATCGTCGCCTTTGGTAAATTGCGCGGCGTAATTTCATCATCCCCTTTAAACCTACCGCATAAGCACAAGCTAAACTTGGCAGCCATTGTTGTCTCAGCATTGCTAATGAAATGGTACCTAGGTAGCGACGGCGGCTTATTGCCACTGTTCTTGATGACGCTAATTGCATTTGCTTTTGGCTATCACTTGGTGGCGTCAATTGGCGGCGCCGATATGCCAGTGGTTGTGTCCATGTTGAACTCATACTCTGGTTGGGCAGCAGCAGCAGCAGGTTTCATGCTCGCTAACGATCTATTGATTGTAACGGGTGCATTGGTAGGTTCTTCGGGTGCAATTCTGTCCTACATCATGTGTAAGGCAATGAACCGCTCATTTATCAGTGTCATCGCAGGTGGCTTTGGTCAAGAAGTTGCAGTCTCTACAGGTGATGAAGAGCAGGGCGAGCACAGAGAATCCAGCGCTGAAGAAGTGGCAGAAATGCTGAAAAACTCGAAGTCAGTAATCATCACTCCGGGATACGGCATGGCCGTTGCGCAAGCGCAATACCCAGTGCACGAAATCACTGAAAAGCTTCGCGCGCAAGGCATTGACGTTCGCTTTGGTATTCACCCTGTAGCGGGTCGTCTACCAGGACACATGAACGTACTGCTTGCTGAAGCAAAAGTGCCGTACGATATCGTTTTAGAAATGGACGAAATCAACGATGACTTCCCTGAAACGGATACCGTGCTTGTTATCGGCGCAAACGATACTGTAAACCCAGCCGCACTTGACGATCCAACAAGCCCAATTGCAGGCATGCCTGTACTTGAAGTATGGAACGCGCAAAACGTGGTGGTGTTCAAACGTTCAATGAACACTGGTTACGCGGGTGTACAAAACCCATTGTTCTTTAAAGAGAATTCTTCGATGCTATTTGGCGATGCGAAAGAGTCGTGCATGAAGATTATTGAGCATCTTTAA
- the vxrA gene encoding sensor histidine kinase VxrA yields MLYSLRTLLLFISLLLVSPVLMAKTLPQRLDALVGLFVFKDAKDVYDMQVIQADFPTALIDPNSMLPQTSKYPLKDIQLLYRLEQNCKGKLPLSPAVTEPLVFTRAMCRGTKLPLKWFARSNPIHPGGGTYAARYVKAHPERAKELEPYMHISERKLAEPSSLLGRLQVMHSDGIASLLSGAPMFLQDKEFWLRKGDSYFVFDIKVLEQNATQAELSFMPISQVSECFFERGNICWKQHDNSHLIKKLVYVLVFLNVTLIVGWSIYRWNSKREEMRSRMLILQILTHELRTPIASLSMTVEGFRREFEHLPESVYDEFRRLCEDSRRLRQLAEASKDYLQSDNQALATEHLPSMQEWLEYKVENYPGDVELKLDKDIEVQINIYWLGTCIDNLVNNAIKYGVGKVELYVHRSDNTLTIEVQDQGQLSAKDWKQVRKPFVSEAGLGLGLTIVESMVGRMGGKMKLIGPPTKFVMEIPCGTDTTTR; encoded by the coding sequence ATGTTGTACTCTTTGAGAACTTTACTTCTATTCATCAGCTTACTGCTAGTAAGCCCTGTATTAATGGCGAAAACACTGCCCCAAAGATTAGATGCTTTGGTGGGTTTGTTCGTCTTTAAAGATGCTAAAGATGTGTACGATATGCAGGTCATCCAAGCGGATTTCCCAACCGCTTTAATTGATCCTAATTCTATGTTGCCGCAAACCAGTAAGTATCCGTTAAAGGATATTCAATTGCTGTATCGTTTGGAGCAAAACTGTAAAGGAAAGCTACCTCTTAGCCCTGCAGTTACCGAACCATTGGTATTTACGCGAGCCATGTGTCGCGGTACCAAACTGCCTTTAAAATGGTTTGCTCGTTCAAACCCTATTCACCCAGGTGGCGGTACATATGCCGCTCGCTATGTAAAAGCACATCCAGAGCGAGCGAAAGAGCTTGAGCCTTACATGCACATCAGTGAGAGAAAACTGGCTGAGCCAAGCTCGCTGCTTGGTCGCTTGCAAGTGATGCACAGTGATGGCATTGCCTCTTTGTTATCTGGCGCTCCTATGTTCTTACAAGATAAAGAGTTTTGGCTTCGTAAGGGCGATAGTTACTTTGTGTTTGATATTAAAGTGTTAGAGCAAAATGCGACTCAAGCTGAGTTGAGTTTTATGCCCATTTCTCAAGTGAGCGAATGTTTCTTCGAAAGGGGCAATATTTGTTGGAAGCAACACGATAATAGCCACCTTATCAAGAAGTTAGTCTATGTATTAGTGTTCTTGAATGTCACCTTGATTGTGGGTTGGTCTATCTACCGCTGGAACAGCAAGCGTGAAGAAATGCGTAGTCGCATGTTGATATTACAGATCCTTACCCATGAATTACGCACGCCGATTGCCAGTTTATCTATGACGGTTGAAGGTTTTCGTCGCGAGTTTGAACACTTGCCTGAATCGGTATATGACGAGTTTAGACGTTTGTGTGAAGACTCACGAAGGTTGCGCCAGTTAGCAGAGGCAAGTAAAGATTATCTGCAATCGGATAACCAAGCGCTGGCAACCGAGCATCTGCCGTCGATGCAAGAATGGCTCGAATATAAAGTAGAAAATTATCCAGGTGACGTTGAACTAAAACTGGATAAAGACATTGAAGTACAAATCAACATTTATTGGCTAGGTACGTGTATCGATAACTTGGTCAACAACGCTATTAAGTACGGTGTAGGTAAAGTAGAACTTTACGTACATAGAAGTGATAATACGCTCACTATTGAGGTTCAAGACCAAGGTCAACTCAGCGCTAAAGATTGGAAGCAAGTACGCAAACCTTTTGTTAGCGAAGCTGGCTTAGGCTTAGGCTTGACCATTGTTGAATCTATGGTGGGCAGAATGGGGGGCAAGATGAAACTTATTGGCCCACCGACAAAATTCGTGATGGAGATCCCTTGTGGAACAGACACTACTACTCGTTGA
- the vxrB gene encoding response regulator transcription factor VxrB encodes MEQTLLLVEDDKNLADGLLVSLEQAGYTCLHSETIAATTELWSKADLVILDRQLPDGDSISHLAEWKAIKSVPVILLTALVTVKDKVSGLDAGANDYLTKPFAEAELFARIRANLRVVDGESQFDDSKVITDSLVIDKATREVYYHDESISLTRTEFDLLMFLASNLGRVFTRDELLDHVWGYNHFPTTRTVDTHVLQLRQKLPGIDIETLRGVGYKMKS; translated from the coding sequence GTGGAACAGACACTACTACTCGTTGAAGATGATAAAAACTTGGCCGATGGCCTATTAGTGAGCTTGGAGCAAGCTGGCTACACCTGTCTGCATTCTGAAACTATTGCTGCGACGACTGAGTTATGGTCAAAAGCAGATTTGGTTATCTTAGACAGACAATTACCCGATGGTGACTCTATTTCGCACCTTGCGGAGTGGAAAGCAATCAAATCTGTACCAGTTATTTTATTGACGGCACTGGTGACCGTAAAAGATAAAGTATCTGGCCTTGACGCTGGTGCAAATGATTACCTGACCAAGCCATTTGCCGAAGCTGAGCTATTTGCTCGCATTCGCGCAAACTTACGTGTGGTTGATGGTGAGTCTCAATTTGATGACTCAAAAGTAATCACAGACAGCTTAGTGATTGATAAAGCGACTCGTGAAGTGTATTACCACGATGAAAGCATTTCGCTCACTCGTACCGAGTTTGATTTGTTGATGTTCCTAGCGAGTAATCTTGGTCGTGTATTCACTCGTGACGAATTGTTGGATCACGTATGGGGTTACAACCATTTCCCAACAACGCGTACGGTTGATACTCACGTACTGCAACTGCGTCAAAAACTGCCGGGTATCGATATCGAAACCTTACGTGGTGTTGGTTACAAGATGAAAAGCTAA
- a CDS encoding DUF2861 family protein has protein sequence MKRLLATLLLLPLATPVTANAQWFEENNIVTQMHQKLLEDDLNGMFELMVQVWQQESTDSLASHLDSLLKQATEKDCGKSLIAEGFPSWIDSITIEKVSLQRPGRLSNKLALNILTDKPLVSVKLIAWPDSSISNNVIDQRSYEETTDDNRTLQHTEATYSLNKPLKAGLYQLVLEDNTQRLWTHWLIMSDADPVHVVRWDSQDSWAVDKKRLLNRYCPLPVQKVTVYDYKDGKYNTVWNKSYESTYPVRLPANAVPPDRYVVSVSMTQSQWQGPILFQDKRIISKTVDFADE, from the coding sequence ATGAAGCGATTGTTAGCGACGTTATTATTATTACCGCTTGCCACGCCAGTAACGGCGAATGCTCAGTGGTTTGAAGAAAATAATATCGTCACGCAAATGCATCAAAAACTGCTAGAAGATGATCTCAATGGAATGTTTGAGCTCATGGTACAAGTGTGGCAACAGGAATCGACCGATAGCCTAGCGTCACACTTGGATTCATTGCTAAAACAAGCCACGGAAAAAGACTGTGGGAAAAGCTTAATTGCTGAGGGTTTCCCAAGTTGGATTGACTCAATCACTATCGAGAAAGTGTCACTGCAACGCCCAGGTCGATTGTCTAACAAACTGGCTTTGAATATTTTGACCGATAAACCGTTGGTTTCGGTCAAACTGATCGCATGGCCAGATTCGAGCATCTCGAATAACGTTATCGACCAACGCAGTTACGAAGAAACCACCGATGATAACCGTACCTTGCAACATACAGAAGCAACGTACAGTTTAAATAAGCCGTTAAAAGCAGGTTTGTATCAGCTTGTTTTAGAAGATAATACACAACGACTCTGGACGCATTGGTTAATTATGAGTGATGCCGATCCTGTACACGTAGTGCGATGGGATTCTCAAGACAGTTGGGCGGTCGATAAAAAACGATTGCTGAATCGTTACTGTCCATTGCCAGTGCAAAAAGTCACTGTCTATGACTATAAGGATGGTAAGTACAATACGGTTTGGAATAAGTCGTATGAGTCTACCTATCCTGTTAGACTACCTGCCAACGCAGTACCGCCTGATCGTTATGTTGTAAGTGTCTCGATGACACAATCACAATGGCAAGGGCCAATCCTATTTCAGGACAAGCGTATAATCAGTAAGACTGTCGACTTCGCAGACGAGTAG
- a CDS encoding YoaH family protein, which yields MFDDLPPLTHEEQQKAVERIQELMANGMSTAQAIKQVAEDIRKEFKKDQEQ from the coding sequence ATGTTTGATGATTTACCTCCGCTGACTCACGAAGAGCAGCAGAAAGCGGTTGAACGCATTCAAGAACTAATGGCCAACGGCATGAGCACCGCCCAAGCGATTAAGCAAGTAGCCGAAGATATACGCAAAGAGTTCAAAAAAGACCAAGAGCAGTAA
- a CDS encoding ISNCY family transposase, with protein MSDNEIDRLKVIQDVCERRLRRIDAAELLNLSVRQVQRLMNRLRQYGAAGLSHKSRGKPSNNKLPSDYRSYILDTITQYYPDFGPSLAHEKLSEIHNLRVSVETLRQWMIADGLWIPHSQRKPRVYQPRYRRDCLGELIQIDGSHHDWFEGRSDKCCLLVFIDDATGRLMNLRFSETESAFDYMLATREYLNEHGKPVAFYSDKHSIFRVNQEKHKRVGETQYGRILRELGIELICANSSQAKGRVERANLTLQDRLVKEMRLQGINTIEEANTWLPYFIDDFNLRFSKPANYPKDMHRKVRESSEELDDIFSWQETRKLSNALTFQYDKVVYLIENTEENARLVHETVKVLDYPDGHIAICYGYKKLNFKIFDKLENVNQAQIVDNKRLGNVLKFAKQKQDDFDEQQKRSRSKKSPRRKAQQRALKEQLRAINPVLTNPELFKSSNTKE; from the coding sequence ATGAGTGATAATGAAATCGATCGTCTTAAAGTAATTCAAGATGTATGTGAACGCCGACTCCGCCGTATTGATGCGGCTGAACTTTTAAATCTTAGTGTTAGACAAGTTCAACGTCTGATGAATCGGCTACGCCAATATGGCGCAGCCGGTTTGTCTCATAAGTCACGAGGTAAACCCAGCAATAATAAACTCCCATCGGATTATCGAAGTTATATTTTAGATACTATTACTCAGTATTATCCTGATTTTGGTCCTTCGTTGGCTCATGAAAAATTATCTGAAATCCATAACCTCCGAGTATCTGTTGAAACTTTACGGCAATGGATGATAGCTGATGGCCTCTGGATCCCTCATTCTCAACGTAAGCCCCGAGTTTACCAACCACGTTATCGTCGAGATTGCCTTGGTGAACTAATTCAAATTGATGGCTCTCACCATGACTGGTTTGAAGGACGCAGTGATAAGTGTTGTCTTCTGGTGTTTATTGACGATGCCACTGGTCGCCTAATGAACCTTCGTTTCAGTGAAACTGAGTCTGCATTTGACTATATGCTTGCGACTCGTGAATACCTGAATGAACACGGAAAACCAGTTGCGTTCTACAGCGATAAACACTCGATATTTCGTGTAAATCAAGAAAAACATAAACGTGTTGGTGAAACGCAATATGGCCGTATTCTTAGAGAGCTTGGCATTGAGTTAATATGTGCTAATAGCTCTCAAGCTAAAGGCCGTGTTGAGCGAGCTAATTTGACGCTTCAAGATCGTTTAGTTAAGGAAATGAGACTACAAGGTATTAATACCATTGAGGAAGCTAATACATGGTTGCCCTACTTTATTGACGACTTTAACCTCCGTTTTAGTAAGCCTGCAAACTACCCAAAAGACATGCACCGTAAGGTTCGCGAATCTTCTGAAGAACTTGATGATATCTTTAGTTGGCAAGAAACAAGAAAGCTCTCAAATGCACTGACATTCCAGTATGACAAGGTTGTTTACCTAATTGAAAACACTGAAGAAAACGCTCGATTGGTTCATGAAACAGTGAAAGTACTCGACTATCCAGATGGACATATTGCCATTTGTTATGGCTACAAAAAGCTTAACTTCAAAATCTTCGATAAGTTAGAAAATGTAAATCAAGCTCAAATAGTCGATAACAAACGTTTAGGCAATGTACTGAAGTTTGCTAAGCAAAAACAAGATGACTTTGATGAACAACAAAAACGCAGTAGAAGTAAAAAATCACCAAGACGAAAAGCCCAACAACGAGCTTTAAAAGAACAACTCAGGGCTATTAATCCAGTTCTAACCAATCCTGAGTTATTCAAATCCTCCAATACCAAAGAATAG
- a CDS encoding tautomerase family protein → MIVIYGIKEHLNPIKAQLSDIIQCAMSKSLSLPDDKRAHRFIPMNQDDFFFPGGRTAAYTVIEINMMEGRQIDTKKNLIKTLFKDIEAELGISPIDIEITIKEQPAHCWGFRGMTGDEARDLQYKVKM, encoded by the coding sequence ATGATAGTAATTTACGGCATCAAAGAGCATTTAAACCCAATCAAGGCACAACTGTCAGACATCATTCAATGTGCGATGAGTAAATCTCTTAGTTTGCCCGATGATAAACGTGCTCATCGTTTTATTCCAATGAACCAAGATGATTTCTTCTTTCCTGGCGGAAGAACAGCAGCTTACACAGTGATAGAAATCAATATGATGGAAGGCCGTCAAATTGATACCAAAAAGAATCTCATCAAAACCTTATTTAAAGATATCGAAGCCGAATTAGGCATATCTCCAATTGATATCGAAATTACCATCAAAGAACAACCAGCACATTGTTGGGGATTTCGTGGCATGACAGGTGATGAAGCTCGGGATTTGCAGTATAAGGTGAAAATGTAG
- the yciH gene encoding stress response translation initiation inhibitor YciH, which yields MSLVYSTDVGRIKPEEQKIERPKGDGIVRIQRQTKGRKGKGVCLVTGLDLDDVGLKLMAAELKKVCGCGGSVKDGVIEIQGDSRDKIKAHLEKKGHTVKLAGG from the coding sequence ATGTCTCTTGTATATTCAACCGACGTAGGGCGCATTAAGCCTGAAGAACAAAAAATTGAACGCCCTAAAGGTGATGGTATTGTCCGTATTCAACGACAAACCAAAGGTCGTAAAGGGAAGGGAGTCTGTTTAGTTACCGGTCTCGACCTTGATGATGTAGGCCTGAAATTGATGGCTGCAGAACTTAAGAAAGTATGTGGTTGTGGCGGCTCTGTTAAAGATGGCGTTATCGAAATACAAGGTGATAGTAGAGATAAGATCAAAGCTCATCTTGAGAAGAAAGGACATACAGTTAAGCTTGCTGGCGGTTAA
- a CDS encoding tyrosine-type recombinase/integrase — translation MRKKCIPITDPVLKKQSCARFNNKVSIEDFDTLTQRQYSRNSLLSMYNDWNHFVEFCASKKVSAIVASTMAVRLFLEKQTQTRKYATIKRMAITIGLVHKFHEYPDPCNHRQIKMLLAQLRLDKKGDAKQAEAFNSEHLHLIQQQLDAESSLKQLRDAAILSVMFECAMKRSELRTLHFHQLTFDIIDDNPIQLSINDNNYQLSEQSSEIVKRWLLMLPEHLGPVFRRIDRHGNIGDEPLDSSSIYRVFRSAETQLDIPLKLSGQSARVGATKELAKQGYSVRDITDFGRWLSPAMPAQYLGKQVLADSERLKFKSIKPWD, via the coding sequence ATGAGAAAGAAATGTATCCCAATCACAGATCCAGTGCTAAAAAAGCAAAGCTGCGCCCGTTTCAATAACAAAGTGAGCATTGAAGACTTCGATACGCTGACCCAACGCCAGTACAGTCGTAATTCATTGTTATCTATGTATAACGACTGGAACCACTTTGTAGAATTCTGCGCCAGCAAAAAGGTCTCAGCTATTGTGGCATCGACTATGGCCGTGCGTCTGTTTTTAGAGAAACAAACTCAAACCAGAAAATATGCCACTATCAAACGAATGGCGATCACTATCGGTTTAGTGCATAAGTTTCATGAGTACCCCGACCCTTGCAACCACCGTCAAATTAAAATGTTACTCGCTCAATTACGTTTGGATAAAAAAGGCGATGCAAAACAGGCTGAAGCGTTTAACTCTGAGCATCTACATCTTATTCAGCAACAGTTAGACGCAGAAAGTAGCCTAAAGCAATTGCGCGACGCTGCTATATTATCGGTAATGTTTGAGTGTGCGATGAAACGTAGTGAGCTAAGAACGCTACATTTTCATCAACTGACCTTTGATATTATCGATGATAATCCGATTCAGTTGAGCATCAATGACAACAACTATCAGTTATCTGAGCAAAGCAGTGAAATAGTTAAACGTTGGCTACTAATGTTACCCGAACATTTAGGTCCGGTGTTTCGACGGATAGACAGACACGGCAATATTGGTGACGAGCCTTTAGATTCATCTTCAATTTATCGAGTATTTAGAAGCGCAGAGACGCAATTGGATATTCCACTGAAACTGTCGGGTCAGTCAGCTCGAGTGGGCGCAACCAAAGAGTTGGCGAAACAAGGTTATAGCGTGCGTGATATTACAGATTTTGGACGTTGGTTAAGCCCAGCAATGCCTGCGCAATATCTTGGTAAACAAGTATTGGCAGACAGTGAAAGGCTTAAATTTAAATCGATAAAACCTTGGGATTAA
- a CDS encoding D-alanine--D-alanine ligase yields MSNINILLLCGGGSSEHEVSLVSADYVQQQLELTSEFNVIRVEIVNNSWLNNEKQECYLDIHSGDLVAGGARSNIDYIVPCIHGYPGETGDIQSLFELAGIPYFGCGPEASSNSFNKITSKLWYDAIGVENTPYLFLTENNSQSIEKTQQALDTWGSLFVKAARQGSSVGCYKVTEISELQRAVTDAFNYSEQVLVEKAVKPRELEVAAYQYQGKLYITAPGEVIAPSGTFYSYEEKYSSDSHSTTEIEAKDLTDIQRQKIEEYSHKVFVQMGLKDLSRIDFFLTEDGEIYLNEVNTFPGMTPISMFPKMLSNNGHCFSDYLAQAVKSAL; encoded by the coding sequence ATGTCGAACATTAATATTCTTTTGCTTTGTGGTGGTGGTTCTTCAGAGCATGAGGTGTCTTTAGTTTCCGCTGATTATGTGCAGCAACAATTAGAACTCACCAGCGAATTCAACGTAATTCGCGTAGAAATCGTTAACAATTCATGGCTTAACAATGAAAAGCAAGAATGCTACTTAGATATTCATTCTGGGGATTTAGTGGCTGGCGGTGCAAGGTCGAATATCGATTACATCGTGCCGTGTATTCATGGTTATCCGGGTGAAACTGGCGACATTCAATCTCTATTTGAACTTGCTGGTATTCCTTATTTTGGTTGTGGTCCTGAAGCGAGTAGCAATAGTTTTAATAAAATCACCTCTAAACTTTGGTATGACGCTATTGGCGTAGAAAATACGCCATATTTGTTCCTAACGGAAAATAATTCACAAAGCATCGAAAAGACTCAGCAAGCCCTTGATACTTGGGGTTCTTTATTTGTCAAAGCGGCGCGTCAAGGTTCCTCAGTTGGTTGTTACAAGGTAACGGAAATATCAGAACTACAACGCGCGGTGACTGATGCTTTTAACTACTCTGAACAAGTATTGGTTGAGAAAGCAGTGAAGCCGAGAGAGCTCGAAGTTGCCGCTTATCAATACCAAGGTAAGCTGTACATTACCGCTCCAGGTGAAGTGATTGCGCCATCGGGTACTTTCTATTCTTATGAAGAGAAATACAGCTCTGATAGCCATTCAACCACTGAAATTGAAGCTAAAGATCTGACCGATATCCAACGTCAGAAGATTGAAGAATACTCACACAAAGTTTTTGTGCAAATGGGGTTGAAAGATCTGTCTCGAATCGATTTTTTCTTAACGGAAGATGGTGAAATCTATTTGAACGAGGTGAATACCTTCCCAGGTATGACGCCGATTTCAATGTTCCCTAAAATGCTCAGCAATAACGGTCACTGTTTCTCTGACTACCTTGCTCAAGCGGTAAAATCTGCACTTTAA